In Arcobacter sp. F2176, a single genomic region encodes these proteins:
- a CDS encoding ribbon-helix-helix protein, CopG family gives MAKDKRLDFLNQARGRELINAATSKTDKPKKGGRPKVNNPLNVAETTNFTEEEQAALIKIAEKENRSKAYLIRQAVLSYYNINVEKREK, from the coding sequence ATGGCAAAAGATAAAAGATTAGATTTTTTAAATCAAGCTAGAGGTAGAGAACTAATTAATGCTGCTACTTCTAAAACTGATAAACCTAAAAAAGGTGGACGCCCAAAAGTAAATAATCCGTTAAATGTGGCAGAAACTACAAATTTTACAGAAGAAGAACAAGCTGCATTAATAAAAATAGCAGAAAAAGAAAATAGATCTAAAGCTTATTTAATTCGTCAAGCTGTTTTGTCTTATTATAATATTAATGTAGAAAAAAGGGAGAAATAA
- a CDS encoding ParA family protein, translated as MKVISFAHDKGGVGKSTTIINVAPVLEKEFKLTVIDLDPKKQFTTFNNHRENKINMVSVSSINDLVEFISNSKDELVLIDLGGFDSDFFRTALMISDIIIVPLSGSDNDIVGFADFENILLSVISEQKKNGIDIDCTILANRIHHNNKSDFEVLSNRAKELNFNIFNTIIRNSSVYSKMILSGKSATEQTLTTPGLNVLSLVEEIKEKIKG; from the coding sequence ATGAAAGTAATTAGTTTTGCACACGATAAGGGTGGAGTTGGGAAAAGTACTACTATTATAAATGTTGCTCCCGTATTAGAAAAAGAATTTAAATTAACTGTTATAGATTTAGATCCAAAAAAACAATTTACGACTTTTAATAATCACCGTGAAAATAAAATTAATATGGTAAGTGTTAGTTCTATAAATGATTTAGTTGAATTCATTAGTAATTCAAAAGATGAATTAGTTTTAATTGATTTAGGGGGATTTGATTCTGATTTTTTCAGAACTGCATTAATGATATCAGATATTATCATTGTTCCTTTGTCGGGTTCTGATAATGACATTGTAGGATTTGCAGATTTTGAAAATATTTTACTTAGTGTAATTAGTGAACAAAAGAAAAATGGAATTGACATTGATTGTACTATTTTAGCTAATAGAATACATCATAATAATAAATCAGATTTTGAAGTATTATCCAATAGAGCAAAGGAACTAAATTTTAATATCTTCAATACAATTATTAGAAATTCGTCTGTATATTCAAAAATGATTCTAAGTGGTAAATCTGCAACAGAACAAACATTAACTACACCTGGGTTAAATGTATTATCTTTAGTAGAAGAAATAAAAGAAAAAATAAAAGGCTAA
- a CDS encoding lipoprotein, with amino-acid sequence MKKIYLVLMAAATLFLLNGCSQDFGNLGATKQNEMIYHTSQSIKLDHNVVENKKDDKSYYQLWREANLMDNDISMSEDNNKNFIINGKVYQVRFSNSNGNSIFNLYDVKENKKVVNFDYRYRVIIFNDTDKNNTLYFGLKKIYNNQITYRKFDKLYSFDGTALKEIRKDLKEKSLYFGTARIISSIIYTNKYIVYVINAPSYNKYEIVNILNNKEIDFKGTVLAFKDNKALVYRDKGNLLFNNLQYQLTVVNLDTGNETNLMIENEKDNQALLSFYESKSQLIVRLPNNQNIDIVSLKNVPGDLSKVTQLKAKIYNIDHLNSEEYEMTLKDIGYSIKTNFDDTQAVLFN; translated from the coding sequence ATGAAAAAGATTTACTTGGTTTTAATGGCTGCTGCAACTTTATTTTTATTAAATGGTTGTTCGCAAGATTTCGGGAATTTAGGTGCTACAAAACAAAATGAAATGATTTACCATACTTCACAAAGTATTAAATTAGATCATAATGTAGTTGAGAATAAAAAAGATGATAAAAGTTATTATCAATTATGGCGTGAAGCTAATTTAATGGATAATGATATAAGTATGTCGGAAGATAACAATAAAAATTTTATTATCAATGGTAAAGTATATCAAGTTAGATTTTCTAATTCAAATGGAAATAGTATTTTTAATTTATATGATGTAAAAGAAAATAAAAAAGTTGTTAATTTTGATTATAGATATAGAGTTATAATTTTTAATGATACAGATAAAAACAATACTTTATATTTTGGTTTAAAAAAAATATACAATAATCAAATTACTTATAGAAAATTTGACAAGTTATATTCTTTTGATGGAACAGCTCTTAAAGAAATTAGAAAAGATTTAAAAGAAAAAAGTTTATATTTTGGAACAGCTCGAATTATCTCAAGTATAATTTACACTAATAAATATATTGTTTATGTTATTAATGCACCAAGTTATAATAAGTATGAAATAGTAAATATATTAAACAATAAAGAAATTGATTTTAAAGGTACTGTTCTTGCTTTTAAAGATAACAAAGCTTTAGTGTACAGAGATAAAGGAAATCTATTGTTTAATAACTTACAGTACCAATTAACAGTTGTTAATCTTGATACGGGAAATGAAACTAATTTAATGATTGAAAATGAAAAAGACAATCAAGCATTATTGAGTTTTTATGAATCTAAAAGTCAATTAATAGTTAGACTTCCAAACAATCAAAATATAGATATCGTTAGTTTAAAAAATGTACCTGGTGATTTATCAAAAGTTACACAATTAAAAGCGAAAATTTATAATATAGATCATTTAAATAGTGAAGAGTACGAAATGACATTAAAAGATATTGGTTACAGTATTAAAACAAATTTCGATGATACTCAAGCTGTATTATTTAATTAA